A part of Cryptococcus gattii WM276 chromosome G, complete sequence genomic DNA contains:
- a CDS encoding Hypothetical protein (Similar to TIGR gene model, INSD accession AAW44581.1; CNG01670), whose product MDGQAPSPLMHTPVQRPYPYHPNAPFPYTQQQPYPSPLPTNPTRPLHTSHPYNPQQRPIHPLPNGHSPKFPMTPPYPPYLNGPIQTPPPSSSSSEALPPNHIHIMQTTPQAAMLRSNSTLSTTSTNRPPPLSNGPSPAVEEVIVDMSDQYDMYPAQQAQMRQVVVGPRMGMDQVQARAVVNATRPNEMNGVPRQMVVSQQIPIPNASPSTGVIPASDSGMGNLWQR is encoded by the coding sequence ATGGACGGCCAGGCGCCCTCGCCGCTCATGCACACTCCTGTCCAGCGGCCATATCCATACCATCCCAATGCGCCGTTCCCGTACACCCAGCAACAGCCCTACCCGTCTCCGCTCCCGACAAATCCCACACGCCCACTCCACACATCGCATCCATACAATCCGCAACAGAGACCCATCCATCCGCTCCCCAACGGCCACTCTCCCAAGTTCCCCATGACGCCACCGTATCCGCCGTATCTCAATGGCCCGATACAGACCCCTCCACCTTCATCGTCCAGCTCAGAAGCCCTGCCTCCAAACCATATTCATATCATGCAGACAACGCCACAGGCCGCCATGTTACGCTCCAACTCGACCCTGTCCACCACCAGCACGAACAGGCCACCGCCGCTGTCCAATGGGCCCAGTCCGGCGGTCGAGGAGGTCATTGTGGATATGAGCGACCAGTACGATATGTACCCCGCGCAACAAGCACAAATGAGGCAGGTGGTGGTAGGGCCAAGGATGGGGATGGACCAGGTGCAAGCACGGGCTGTAGTGAATGCCACTCGACCAAATGAGATGAATGGAGTGCCCAGACAAATGGTTGTGTCTCAACAAATTCCCATACCCAACGCATCGCCGTCAACAGGGGTGATACCAGCGAGTGACAGTGGAATGGGCAATCTTTGGCAAAGGTAG
- a CDS encoding Major karyopherin, putative; Crm1p (involved in export of proteins, RNAs, and ribosomal subunits from the nucleus; Similar to TIGR gene model, INSD accession AAW44579.1): MRKGVEWNKEMVPLLLLRVLNPYLPPRSFLPATLPTPTMEAILDFSNDLDVGLIDQVVQAFYTGSGETQQTAQRVLTQFQEHPDSWQRVPAILETSQNLNTKYIALQVLEKLVQVRWKALPVDQQTGIRNFIVQATVEISSDEARMRREKGYLNKLNLVLVQILKQAWPKDWPQFIPEICESSRTNLSLCENNMIILRLLSEEVFDFSAEQMTQAKTKALKQTMCAEFGEIFNLCNEVLEKANKPSLIRATLETLLRFLNWIPLGYIFETQIIDILVSRFLEVPDFRNVTLKCLSEIGALNVGPEYNSKFVTLFQVVMTSINRMVPPHTDMAGAYASSDDEDQQLIKNLALFLTNFLHTHLRLIETPENTELLINAHLYLVKISTVDDREVFKICLEYWLKLVTELYEEIQSLPLNDINPLMNLNLGGIGGGLNGAQGMGLNGMPLRKNVYSDILSNLRLVMIEKMVKPEEVLIVENEEGEIVREFMKESDTIVLYKSMREVLVYLTHLDVVDTETIMTDKLAKQIDGSEWSWNNLNTLCWAIGSISGAMNEETEKRFLVTVIKDLLGLTEMKRGKDNKAVCASDIMYIVGQYPRFLKAHWKFLKTVVNKLFEFMHETHEGVQDMACDTFIKIAQKCRRHFVMQQAGEQEPFIDEILRTLHRITVDLSPQQVHTFYEAVGYMIASQPNKPTQERLIEKLMELPNNAWDNLMQQAASSVDVLGNPENVKILANILKTNVSACSSIGPFFLPQLGRIWLDMLGLYRTVSGIISDDVAAMGEVATKTPKVRALRTIKKEILKLVETYVKKAEDIEGVYTNLIPGLFDAILGDYNRNVPAARDAEVLNVTATIVSKLGPILTPQIAPILDAVFEPTLGMINQDFAEYPEHRVGFFKLLRAINLTCFQALLEIPPQQFKLIVDSIVWAFKHTMRDIADTGLNIAYEIVNNFAASTPEIANQFYQQYLLSLLGDVFFVLTDADHKSGLKMQGMLLAQLIALVESGSVQAPLFDPAQVTDPGMNNVIFLKGYISDLLSNAFGHVQPAQIASFVNLMFETAADHNKFKLTIRDFLISLKEFSGDNTELYIDEREAEAERREREQREAASRVPGMLKPAQIEDDTEL, translated from the exons ATGAGAAAAGGGGTGGAGTGGAATAAAGAAATGGTTCCGCTGTTGTTACTACGCGT CCTCAACCCATATCTCCCACCCCgctccttccttcctgcCACCCTTCCCACACCCACCATGGAG GCAATCCTCGACTTCTCAAACGACCTCGACGTAGG ACTCATTGATCAGGTAGTACAGGCGTTCTACACCGGGTCAGGTGAAACA CAACAAACAGCACAACGGGTTCTCACTCAGTTCCAAGAACACCCTGACTCATGGCAGCGTGTCCCAGCCATCTTGGAAACTTCCCAAAATCTTAACACAAAG TATATTGCTCTTCAGGTCTTGGAGAAGCTTGTCCAGGTTCGATGGAAAGCCTTGCCCGTTGATCAACAGACTG GTATCCGAAACTTCATCGTCCAAGCAACGGTGGAGATATCATCAGATGAAGCTAGGATGAGGCGAGAAAAGGGGTATTTGAACAAGTTGAACCTTGTGCTTGTCCAG ATCCTCAAACAAGCATGGCCCAAGGACTGGCCTCAGTTCATCCCTGAAATCTGCGAATCATCCCGCACTAACCTCTCTCTTTGCGAAAACAACATGATCATTCTTCGTCTCTTGTCTGAAGAAGTGTTCGACTTTTCTGCCGAGCAAATGACGCAAGCAAAGACAAAGGCCTTGAAACAGACTATGTGCGCGGAATTCGGAGAGATTTTCAACTTGTGTAATGAGGTTTTGGAGAAGGCCAACAAGCCGAGCTTGATCAGGGCGACTTTGGAAACACTGTTGAGATTCTTGAACTGGATTCCTCTCGGTTATATCTTTGAGACTCAAATTATCGATATTCTCGTCTCTAGA TTCCTCGAGGTTCCCGATTTCAGAAACGTCACCCTTAAATGTCTTTCCGAGATTGGTGCGCTCAACGTTGGTCCTGAATACAACAGCAAATTTGTCACTCTTTTCCAGGTCGTTATGACCAGCATCAACCGAATGGTTCCTCCTCACACTG ACATGGCCGGTGCCTATGCCTCATCCGATGACGAGGACCAGCAACTCATCAAGAACCTCGCTCTTTTCCTCACCAACTTCCTTCACACCCATCTTCGTCTCATTGAAACACCGGAAAACACCGAACTCCTTATCAATGCTCACCTCTACCTCGTTAAAATCTCAACCGTTGACGATCGTGAAGTCTTCAAGATCTGCTTGGAATACTGGCTCAAGCTCGTCACCGAACTTTACGAGGAAATTCAATCATTACCGCTCAACGACATCAACCCTCTCATGAACCTTAATCTCGGCGGTATTGGTGGTGGATTGAATGGTGCTCAGGGAATGGGTCTTAATGGCATGCCTCTCCGAAAGAACGTGTACAGCGACATCCTTTCTAATTTGCGTCTTGTCATGATCGAGAAGATGGTCAAGCCTGAGGAAGTGCTGATCGTcgagaatgaagaaggagaaatTGTGCGAGAGTTTATGAAGGAGAGCGACACAATTGTATTGTATAAGAGCATGAGGGAAGTGTTGGTTTACTTGACACATTTGGATGTGGTGGATACCGAGACAATCATGACGGACAAGTTGGCGAAGCAG ATTGACGGTTCCGAATGGTCATGGAACAACCTTAATACTCTCTGTTGGGCTATAGGTTCTATCTCTGGTGCTATGA ACGAGGAGACTGAAAAGCGCTTCCTTGTGACTGTCATCAAGGATCTCCTTGGTCTTACTGAAATGAAGCGAGGCAAGGACAACAAGGCTGTCTGTGCTTCCGACATTATGTACATTGTCGGTCAGTATCCGCGATTCCTCAAAGCCCACTGGAAGTTCTTGAAGACTGTCGTCAACAAGTTGTTCGAGTTCATGCATGAGACTCATGAAG GTGTACAAGACATGGCCTGCGATACCTTCATCAAGATTGCGCAAAAATGTCGACGTCACTTTGTGATGCAACAAGCTGGCGAGCAAGAACCCTTCATTGACGAAATCCTCCGTACCCTCCACCGAATCACTGTCGACCTTTCACCTCAGCAGGTTCATACCTTTTACGAAGCTGTTGGTTACATGATTGCTTCTCAACCAAACAAGCCTACCCAGGAGAGGTTGATCGAGAAGCTCATGGAGTTGCCCAACAATGCT TGGGACAACCTTATGCAACAGGCCGCCTCTAGTGTCGACGTACTGGGTAACCCCGAAAATGTCAAAATCCTTGCGAACATTCTCAAGACCAATGTTTCAGCTTGTTCCTCTATCGgccccttcttccttcctcagCTTGGCAGGATTTGGCTTGACATGCTCGGGTTGTACAGGACTGTCAGCGGGATCATCAGCGACGATGTTGCAGCGATGGGCGAGGTTGCCACCAAGACTCCCAAGGTCCGTGCCCTTCGAACGATCAAGAAGGAGATTCTCAAGCTTGTCGAAACCTACGTCAAGAAAGCTGAGGATATTGAGGGTGTTTACACCAACCTCATCCCCGGATTGTTCGATGCTATTTTGGGCGACTACAACAGGAACGTGCCTGCTGCAAGGGACGCTGAGGTTTTGAACGTCACTGCTACCATTGTCTCCAAACTTGGC CCTATCCTCACCCCTCAGATCGCTCCTATCCTTGACGCCGTGTTCGAGCCCACTCTCGGCATGATCAACCAAGACTTTGCCGAATATCCTGAGCACCGAGTTGGCTTCTTCAAGCTTTTGAGGGCGATCAACTTGACTTGTTTCCAAG CTCTTTTGGAGATTCCTCCTCAACAGTTCAAGTTGATCGTCGACTCTATTGTCTGGGCTTTCAAGCACACCATGAGGGATATTGCCGACACCGGTTTGAACA TTGCTTATGAGATTGTTAACAACTTTGCCGCTTCCACTCCCGAGATCGCCAACCAGTTCTACCAGCAATaccttctttcccttctcGGCGACGTCTTCTTTGTCCTCACTGACGCCGACCACAAGTCGGGTCTCAAGATGCAAGGTATGCTTCTTGCCCAGCTCATCGCGCTTGTCGAGAGCGGATCCGTCCAGGCTCCTCTGTTTGATCCCGCTCAGGTTACCGATCCTGGCATGAACAATGTCATTTTCTTGAAGGGATACATCTCCGACTTGTTGTCCAACGCCTTTGGTCACGTCCAACCCGCTCAGATTGCCTCTTTCGTCAACCTCATGTTTGAGACTGCGGCCGATCACAACAAATTCAAGCTCACCATCCGAGACTTCCTCATTTCTCTCAAGGAATTCTCTGGCGACAACACCGAGCTATACATTGATGAACGTGAGGCCGAGGCcgagaggagagagagggagCAGAGGGAAGCAGCGAGCCGAGTGCCGGGTATGTTGAAGCCTGCACAGATTGAAGACGATACCGAGTTATAG